A stretch of the Clostridiales bacterium genome encodes the following:
- a CDS encoding DNA-binding protein, with product MAKEELQKKVDLAFLSAFYGGLLTDKQRQVLSLHCEEDLSLGEIAEEVGISRQAVHETITRAASRLNEMEASLGMAARFRRMESGLEEALSALKQQDYHRAEDLLTGLLALDQEDTDGL from the coding sequence ATGGCGAAGGAAGAGCTTCAGAAAAAGGTGGATCTTGCCTTTCTCTCCGCTTTCTACGGCGGCCTGCTGACGGATAAGCAGCGGCAGGTTCTCTCCCTGCATTGTGAAGAGGATCTCTCCCTCGGCGAAATTGCCGAAGAGGTCGGAATCTCCCGCCAGGCCGTGCATGAAACGATTACCCGTGCGGCCTCGCGGCTCAACGAGATGGAAGCTTCACTGGGAATGGCCGCCCGCTTCCGCCGGATGGAATCCGGCCTGGAAGAGGCGCTCTCCGCCCTGAAACAGCAGGATTATCACCGGGCGGAAGACCTGTTGACCGGTCTTCTGGCTCTGGATCAGGAGGATACCGATGGCCTTTGA
- the ffh gene encoding signal recognition particle protein, with protein sequence MAFEGLSEKLQGALRKMTGRGRLSEQDVKAGMREVRMALLEADVNYAVAKDFIRKVTDRCVGADVLSSLTPGQQVIKIVNEEMTELMGSTNARLNWSSSVPTIFMLCGLQGAGKTTMCAKLAGYLVKQGKRPMLAACDIYRPAAIKQLQVVGQQVNVPVFEKGTQDPVKTAKEAIEYARYYQRDVLIIDTAGRLHIDEELMDELLRIRDTVHPSEILLTVDSMTGQDAVTVAKAFDEKLDVTGVILTKLDGDTRGGAALSIKAVTGKPIKFSGIGEKLTDIEPFHPDRMASRILGMGDVLTLIDKAAEAFDEKDAEKFARKGLSNKLTLEDFLDQMQSMKKMGGLKSMLKMLPGMGNQDLDVDDDAMKKPEAIIRSMTPKERRDPSILNASRRKRIAAGSGTTVQDVNALIRQFEQAQQMMKQMMGAKGKNRMRMRFPGM encoded by the coding sequence ATGGCCTTTGAGGGCTTAAGCGAAAAACTGCAGGGTGCGCTGCGGAAGATGACCGGGCGTGGCCGGCTGAGCGAGCAGGATGTAAAGGCAGGCATGCGCGAGGTTCGCATGGCGCTGCTGGAGGCGGACGTCAACTACGCGGTCGCCAAGGATTTCATCCGCAAGGTAACTGACCGCTGCGTCGGCGCGGATGTCCTTTCCTCCCTCACGCCGGGACAGCAGGTAATCAAGATCGTCAACGAGGAAATGACCGAGCTGATGGGCAGCACCAACGCGCGGCTCAACTGGTCCTCCTCTGTTCCGACCATCTTTATGCTCTGCGGTCTGCAGGGCGCCGGTAAAACCACCATGTGCGCCAAGCTGGCCGGATACCTGGTCAAACAGGGCAAGCGGCCGATGCTCGCCGCGTGCGATATCTACCGTCCCGCCGCCATCAAACAGCTGCAGGTGGTCGGCCAGCAGGTCAATGTTCCCGTCTTTGAAAAGGGAACGCAGGATCCGGTGAAGACCGCGAAGGAAGCGATCGAGTACGCCCGGTATTATCAGCGGGATGTGCTGATTATCGATACCGCCGGCCGCCTGCACATCGATGAGGAACTGATGGATGAACTGCTCCGGATCCGGGACACCGTTCATCCCTCCGAAATCCTGCTGACGGTTGACTCCATGACCGGTCAGGATGCGGTAACCGTGGCCAAGGCCTTCGATGAGAAGCTGGATGTCACCGGCGTCATCCTCACCAAGCTGGACGGCGATACCCGCGGTGGTGCGGCGCTGTCCATCAAAGCGGTCACCGGAAAGCCCATCAAGTTCAGCGGTATCGGCGAAAAGCTCACCGATATCGAACCCTTCCATCCGGACCGGATGGCTTCCCGCATCCTGGGAATGGGCGACGTGCTGACCCTGATCGATAAGGCAGCGGAAGCCTTCGACGAGAAGGACGCCGAGAAGTTCGCCCGCAAGGGCCTCAGCAACAAGCTGACCCTGGAGGACTTCCTCGATCAGATGCAGAGCATGAAGAAAATGGGCGGCCTCAAGAGCATGCTGAAGATGCTGCCGGGCATGGGCAATCAGGACCTCGACGTGGACGACGATGCCATGAAGAAGCCCGAAGCCATCATCCGTTCCATGACGCCGAAGGAGCGCCGCGATCCTTCCATCCTCAATGCTTCCCGCCGCAAGCGCATTGCCGCCGGTTCCGGCACCACCGTCCAGGACGTCAACGCCCTGATCCGCCAGTTTGAGCAGGCCCAGCAGATGATGAAGCAGATGATGGGCGCCAAAGGCAAAAACCGCATGCGGATGCGTTTCCCCGGGATGTAA
- the rpsP gene encoding 30S ribosomal protein S16: MSVKIRLKRMGMKKKPFYRVVVADIHSPRDGRFIEEIGYYDPMTKPAEIKVDNDRAKYWLGVGAQPTDTVRILLKKSGAIEEK; the protein is encoded by the coding sequence ATGTCCGTTAAAATTCGTCTGAAGAGAATGGGTATGAAGAAAAAGCCTTTCTATCGCGTTGTGGTCGCTGATATTCACAGCCCCCGTGACGGCCGGTTTATCGAGGAGATCGGTTACTACGATCCCATGACCAAGCCCGCCGAAATCAAAGTGGATAACGACCGCGCGAAGTACTGGCTCGGTGTCGGCGCCCAGCCCACCGATACCGTGCGCATCCTGCTGAAGAAGTCCGGCGCCATCGAGGAGAAATAA
- a CDS encoding KH domain-containing protein, whose amino-acid sequence MQELLTYVAQSLVEHPEQVSVTVTEGPEAVILELHVAEDDMGKVIGKQGRIAKAIRAVVKAATAKNSKPVFVEIQ is encoded by the coding sequence ATGCAAGAACTTCTTACCTATGTGGCGCAGTCACTGGTGGAACATCCCGAGCAGGTGAGCGTCACTGTGACCGAGGGCCCTGAGGCTGTCATCCTGGAGCTGCATGTTGCCGAGGATGATATGGGCAAGGTCATCGGGAAACAGGGCCGCATTGCCAAGGCCATCCGCGCCGTGGTAAAGGCGGCTACGGCTAAAAACAGCAAGCCTGTTTTTGTCGAAATCCAGTAA
- the rimM gene encoding 16S rRNA processing protein RimM yields MQDYLMIGVVLKPQGIRGEIKIKPYAADVSLFGEWKTLYVKENDAFSPVSCAVSRIHDGFVYAVLAGCKTADDAEKLRGKELYIDRAHAAQPEDGAVYIADLVGCTAVDETGRTVGVLTDVLQYGSVDTWVFRTETGTLMAPALLSVFPEVDPENRRISVVSEKLREVAVIDD; encoded by the coding sequence ATGCAGGATTATCTGATGATCGGCGTTGTCCTGAAGCCGCAGGGCATCCGGGGCGAAATCAAGATCAAGCCGTACGCGGCGGATGTTTCGCTCTTCGGGGAATGGAAAACGCTTTATGTGAAGGAAAATGATGCCTTCTCCCCGGTTTCGTGTGCCGTCAGCCGGATCCACGACGGATTCGTCTATGCGGTGCTGGCCGGCTGCAAAACCGCGGATGACGCGGAAAAGCTGCGGGGAAAGGAATTATATATCGACCGGGCGCATGCTGCGCAACCGGAGGACGGCGCGGTGTATATCGCCGACCTGGTCGGCTGTACCGCCGTGGATGAAACCGGCCGCACCGTCGGTGTGCTGACGGATGTGCTGCAGTATGGCTCCGTGGACACCTGGGTATTCCGCACGGAAACCGGTACGCTGATGGCGCCGGCCCTGCTGTCTGTTTTCCCGGAGGTTGATCCGGAAAACCGCCGGATCTCCGTTGTTTCCGAAAAGCTCCGGGAGGTGGCGGTCATTGACGATTAA
- the trmD gene encoding tRNA (guanosine(37)-N1)-methyltransferase TrmD, giving the protein MTINILTIFPEMFESVFGASILGRAREQGLLDIRLTDIRPYSASKHKNTDDYPFGGGAGMVMMAQPIMDAMAEASAAAPGARRIYLGPRGRKLTTGVARELARESSLILLCGHYEGVDQRALDACIDEEISIGDYILTGGELAAMVLTDCVARFIPGVLGSADSPEEESFSDGLLEYPQYTRPRDLDGRCVPEVLLSGDHAKIRAWRRRESLAATARLRPDLLASAKLDDQDLKILKELEESCFSES; this is encoded by the coding sequence TTGACGATTAATATCCTGACCATCTTCCCGGAAATGTTCGAAAGCGTCTTCGGTGCCAGCATCCTCGGCCGTGCCCGGGAGCAGGGCCTGCTCGATATCCGCCTCACGGACATCCGCCCCTATTCCGCCAGCAAGCATAAGAATACCGATGATTATCCCTTCGGCGGAGGCGCCGGCATGGTCATGATGGCCCAGCCGATCATGGACGCGATGGCCGAGGCTTCCGCGGCTGCGCCTGGTGCCCGGCGGATCTACCTGGGGCCGCGCGGCCGTAAACTGACCACCGGGGTTGCCCGGGAACTGGCCCGCGAATCTTCCCTGATCCTGCTCTGCGGCCATTATGAAGGCGTGGACCAGCGGGCGCTGGATGCCTGTATTGACGAGGAAATCAGCATCGGGGACTATATCCTCACCGGCGGCGAACTGGCCGCCATGGTGCTTACGGACTGTGTGGCCCGCTTTATTCCCGGTGTGCTGGGCAGTGCGGACAGCCCGGAGGAGGAATCCTTCTCGGACGGACTGCTGGAATATCCCCAGTATACCCGTCCCCGCGACCTGGACGGCCGCTGCGTGCCGGAAGTCCTTCTGTCCGGTGACCATGCGAAAATCCGGGCCTGGCGCCGCCGGGAAAGCCTGGCCGCCACCGCCCGCCTCCGTCCCGATCTTCTCGCTTCCGCGAAGCTGGATGATCAGGACCTGAAAATACTGAAGGAGCTGGAAGAATCATGTTTCTCAGAAAGCTGA
- a CDS encoding barstar family protein yields the protein MQTIYLDASSYSTPRDLHSALKSMLSLPDYYGMNADALNDCLSERREPVRLWIASRGEGDVARALELICAVVEDNNGSVKEL from the coding sequence ATGCAAACCATCTATCTGGATGCTTCTTCCTATTCCACACCCCGTGACCTGCATTCCGCACTGAAGTCCATGCTTTCCCTGCCGGATTATTACGGCATGAATGCCGATGCGCTGAACGACTGCCTGTCGGAGCGCCGGGAACCGGTCCGCCTGTGGATCGCGTCCCGCGGTGAGGGAGATGTTGCCCGCGCGCTGGAACTGATCTGCGCAGTGGTTGAGGATAACAACGGCTCGGTAAAGGAGTTGTAA
- a CDS encoding MBL fold metallo-hydrolase, giving the protein MKLHLLGVNGPFPESNGATSGYLLQADSALIQLDMGSGVLARLTALTAPESIDALFLSHWHFDHAADLPVLMYRLQAMGFGEGGPQLAVYAPVDESSALRKIVASVPCFRLTDIAPGDTVTVGSCEIRVGEARHPVPAVSFRIEESGKAFGYTGDTNTLPSLAGFFRNVDLLLADGLFPAADWAEGKPHLSAELAASLAAEAEAGALVITHLNPVYPPEILLREARQKYPRVLLASAGQVLPV; this is encoded by the coding sequence ATGAAACTGCATCTGCTGGGGGTCAACGGCCCGTTTCCGGAAAGCAATGGTGCCACCTCCGGATACCTGCTGCAGGCGGACAGTGCGCTGATCCAGCTGGACATGGGCAGCGGCGTGCTGGCCCGCCTGACTGCGCTCACCGCGCCGGAATCGATCGATGCGCTCTTCCTGTCCCACTGGCATTTTGACCATGCTGCGGATCTTCCGGTGCTGATGTATCGGCTGCAGGCGATGGGCTTCGGAGAAGGCGGACCGCAGCTGGCGGTCTACGCGCCTGTTGATGAATCTTCCGCCCTGCGGAAGATCGTGGCGTCCGTTCCCTGTTTCCGCCTCACCGATATTGCCCCCGGCGATACGGTCACCGTTGGCTCCTGTGAGATCCGGGTCGGCGAAGCCCGTCATCCGGTTCCCGCTGTATCCTTCCGGATTGAGGAAAGCGGAAAAGCTTTCGGCTATACCGGCGATACCAATACCCTGCCGTCCCTTGCCGGCTTCTTCCGGAATGTGGACCTGCTCCTGGCGGACGGGTTGTTTCCCGCCGCTGACTGGGCGGAGGGCAAACCACACCTTTCTGCGGAACTGGCCGCTTCCCTGGCGGCGGAAGCCGAGGCCGGGGCGCTCGTGATCACGCATCTTAATCCCGTATATCCGCCGGAAATCCTGCTGCGGGAAGCCCGGCAGAAATACCCCCGTGTCCTGCTGGCTTCCGCGGGTCAGGTTCTCCCCGTATGA
- a CDS encoding DNA internalization-related competence protein ComEC/Rec2, with protein sequence MTPRQRSWLLPPAVLALIAGILIGRGTPSPAFALVACLPVLAAMLLGKGLLRFIACLVLSLAVGTAAGSLAWHPSLPPEADYDVQGVIIDEIRSGHFGQVRVKLTHVTLNGREHSGGAYWTFYLSEDEELPAGLEPGKMVSFRSGLYHPSGSVNPDGYDFREELLRDGINVGLYGKENLAVSDPPFFSFPGTAASVRHRLTAMLVDRMGEETGGYTAALLFGQRSLVPSEDRDAFSRLGIAHLLSVSGFHVGILVGLLALLFRLFHPRPVLRLVLYAVILAAYCALCGMNPPVVRASLLMLVSLYGKILNRPRSGLHCLCAVLYIMLLWSPVQLTGVSFLLTFSAVLGLTLVTPGITQHNPFRRRLPRWLWDSAAVVLGAQLGVLLPELWFFQKLPLLGFLVSIPATAYASALIALDWAVLLLLPVPVISVFLASLASAATSLLTGLVRSLAAVPGISLWVHSPSVFTVFGVLLLAAALCAMLRLSRKARACLLAAGVALTGISLLPVPHAATEYIQFSVGNADAAVLWDQDRVVVMDTGTDDGVLSSFLRRRRLNPDAVVLTHLHTDHAGGLRSMLDDEIPVPLLLLPAGAEDQLIHEDMIALLAELHASGTEIRYLGKGDELPLPSGNLSVLWPESGKTRSAQDANNYSLVSLLTLDGVTMLQAGDISGAYEMYSAVPADLLKAAHHGSSSSSSEAYLAAVAPQAVLLSCKSVSRHDAWAERVSPDTALWSTARSGALTLRFEDGHVTVIPYLSPEMPIPESDR encoded by the coding sequence ATGACTCCCCGTCAGCGGTCCTGGCTGCTCCCGCCGGCTGTGCTGGCATTGATTGCCGGCATCCTCATTGGCCGCGGAACACCGTCCCCGGCATTTGCGCTGGTCGCATGTCTGCCGGTCCTGGCCGCGATGCTGCTCGGAAAAGGTTTGCTTCGCTTTATCGCATGCCTGGTCCTGTCGCTGGCCGTTGGAACAGCGGCCGGCAGCCTGGCCTGGCATCCGTCCCTGCCGCCCGAAGCGGATTATGATGTACAGGGCGTCATTATCGATGAAATCCGTTCCGGCCATTTTGGCCAGGTCCGCGTCAAGCTCACCCATGTTACGCTCAACGGTCGGGAACATTCCGGCGGCGCGTACTGGACTTTCTACCTTTCGGAAGATGAGGAGCTTCCGGCCGGACTGGAACCGGGAAAAATGGTTTCCTTCCGGTCCGGGCTGTACCATCCGTCCGGTTCTGTCAATCCCGATGGATATGATTTCCGGGAGGAACTGCTCCGGGACGGCATCAATGTCGGGCTTTACGGAAAGGAAAACCTGGCGGTATCCGATCCGCCCTTCTTTTCCTTTCCGGGTACCGCCGCTTCCGTCCGTCATCGGCTGACCGCAATGCTGGTTGACCGGATGGGGGAAGAAACCGGCGGATATACCGCGGCGCTGCTTTTCGGCCAGCGCTCCCTGGTTCCCTCGGAAGACCGGGATGCTTTTTCCCGGCTGGGAATCGCGCACCTGCTGTCCGTCAGCGGATTCCATGTGGGAATCCTGGTCGGGCTGCTTGCCCTTCTTTTCCGCTTGTTTCATCCCCGGCCGGTCCTGCGGTTGGTGCTTTATGCCGTCATCCTGGCTGCCTACTGTGCGCTGTGCGGAATGAACCCGCCGGTTGTCCGGGCGTCCCTGCTGATGCTGGTTTCCCTGTATGGAAAAATCCTCAATCGCCCCCGCAGCGGCCTCCATTGCCTGTGTGCAGTCCTGTATATCATGCTGCTTTGGTCTCCGGTCCAGCTGACGGGCGTCTCCTTCCTGCTCACTTTCTCTGCGGTACTCGGCCTGACCCTTGTCACACCGGGGATCACGCAGCACAATCCTTTCCGCCGCAGGCTGCCCCGTTGGCTGTGGGATTCCGCGGCAGTCGTGCTCGGCGCCCAGCTGGGAGTTCTGCTCCCGGAGCTCTGGTTCTTCCAGAAGCTGCCGCTGCTCGGATTCCTGGTCAGCATTCCCGCAACCGCCTATGCTTCCGCGCTGATCGCGCTGGATTGGGCTGTGCTGCTGTTGCTGCCCGTACCGGTGATATCCGTTTTCCTGGCTTCCCTGGCTTCCGCCGCCACGTCGCTGTTGACCGGCCTGGTCCGGAGCCTGGCTGCGGTACCCGGCATTTCGCTGTGGGTCCATTCCCCTTCCGTGTTCACGGTCTTCGGGGTCCTGCTGCTGGCTGCAGCCCTCTGTGCGATGCTCCGCCTGTCCCGGAAAGCCCGGGCCTGCCTGCTGGCAGCCGGGGTTGCGCTCACCGGGATTTCCCTGCTTCCCGTTCCGCATGCCGCCACGGAATATATCCAGTTCAGCGTCGGCAATGCGGATGCTGCTGTATTGTGGGATCAGGACCGGGTGGTGGTCATGGATACCGGTACGGATGACGGAGTACTCAGCTCTTTTCTCCGCCGTCGCCGGCTGAACCCCGACGCGGTAGTCCTGACCCATCTGCACACGGACCATGCCGGCGGCCTGCGCTCCATGCTGGATGATGAAATCCCGGTTCCGCTCCTGCTGCTTCCGGCCGGTGCGGAAGACCAGCTCATCCACGAGGATATGATTGCGCTCCTTGCAGAGCTTCATGCTTCCGGAACCGAAATCCGGTATCTCGGTAAAGGGGATGAGCTTCCCCTTCCCTCCGGAAATCTGTCGGTTCTCTGGCCCGAAAGCGGAAAAACGCGTTCCGCTCAGGATGCAAACAACTATTCACTGGTTTCCCTGCTGACCCTGGACGGAGTGACAATGCTCCAGGCCGGTGATATTTCCGGGGCGTATGAAATGTATTCCGCGGTTCCCGCGGACCTGCTCAAGGCCGCGCACCATGGTTCATCCTCTTCCTCCTCCGAAGCATACCTGGCCGCTGTTGCCCCGCAGGCTGTCCTGCTGAGCTGCAAAAGCGTATCCCGGCATGATGCCTGGGCTGAGCGCGTCAGTCCGGATACAGCGCTGTGGTCCACTGCCCGCAGCGGGGCGCTCACCCTTCGTTTTGAGGATGGGCACGTCACCGTGATCCCATACCTTTCACCGGAAATGCCGATTCCTGAATCTGACCGATAA
- the holA gene encoding DNA polymerase III subunit delta, producing the protein MDRKEFLQALSRNQVPSVLLFEGDEEYLKQSALAALREAVLPEGMADMNETILEAPETDQLIAASETLPFLADRRLVIVRDHPALTGRAEGDDRLVTYLASVPSSTVLLFYCTKKPDGRKKLYGAVKKRNGIVTFSQLRDRELTLFVTSAFRDLGKECDEHTADFLIFTCGSDTSKLLTEISKIAAHAGENVTIQPDEVRQLATPSTECTVFQMVDAVVAGQNDRAFRLMRNQLLAGADRLYMLSMLLRQFRLLQHIRIMQYEKCSRDTIRTNLGVPPFAVDQYLRQASMYTNAQIKKAVKICFDTEYAVKSGRLNQEGSLEAVMLKLLALRSAEN; encoded by the coding sequence TTGGACCGGAAAGAATTTCTGCAGGCGCTGTCCCGGAATCAGGTCCCTTCTGTTCTCCTGTTTGAGGGGGATGAGGAGTACCTGAAACAGTCAGCGCTTGCTGCCCTGCGGGAAGCCGTTCTTCCGGAAGGCATGGCGGATATGAATGAAACCATCCTCGAAGCCCCGGAAACCGACCAGCTGATTGCAGCCTCCGAAACGCTCCCCTTCCTGGCGGACCGCCGCCTCGTCATTGTCCGTGACCATCCAGCCCTTACCGGCCGGGCAGAGGGGGATGACCGGCTGGTAACCTACCTGGCTTCTGTACCCTCCTCCACGGTCCTGCTGTTTTACTGCACCAAAAAACCGGATGGACGGAAAAAGCTGTACGGTGCTGTCAAAAAGCGAAACGGAATCGTCACCTTTTCCCAGCTGCGGGACCGGGAACTGACCCTGTTCGTCACTTCCGCTTTCCGGGACCTGGGCAAGGAATGTGATGAACATACCGCGGATTTCCTGATCTTTACCTGCGGTTCAGACACGTCGAAGCTGCTTACGGAAATCTCCAAGATTGCCGCCCACGCCGGGGAAAACGTCACGATTCAGCCGGATGAAGTCCGGCAGCTGGCAACTCCTTCCACGGAGTGCACGGTTTTCCAGATGGTGGATGCGGTCGTGGCCGGCCAGAACGACCGGGCATTTCGGCTCATGCGAAACCAGCTGCTGGCCGGTGCGGACCGGCTGTATATGCTCTCCATGCTGCTGCGCCAGTTCCGGCTCCTACAGCATATCCGGATCATGCAGTATGAAAAATGCAGCCGGGATACCATCCGCACCAACCTGGGCGTCCCGCCTTTTGCCGTGGATCAGTACCTGCGCCAGGCATCCATGTACACCAATGCGCAGATCAAAAAAGCGGTAAAAATCTGTTTCGATACGGAATATGCCGTAAAGTCCGGGCGCCTCAACCAGGAAGGTTCCCTGGAAGCGGTCATGCTCAAGCTGCTTGCCCTGCGCTCCGCAGAAAATTGA
- a CDS encoding helix-turn-helix domain-containing protein: MYPLYWTPSKEGIFMRYSYEYKMKCIEMYREGRWPETPTGIKEARYFHNMILRWFHVVEANGPDILKPRETNKDWTPEERYELVAKVLGGSSIQFVANEAGINSGLLTCWVRKYKNEGYNGLINKRKGRPPKEPHMKKINYNNPRKLNESEYEELVRLRAENEYIKAEIEVIKKRSP; this comes from the coding sequence ATGTACCCTCTTTACTGGACACCCAGTAAGGAGGGTATTTTTATGCGTTACAGTTATGAGTACAAGATGAAATGTATTGAGATGTACAGAGAAGGAAGGTGGCCTGAGACCCCTACAGGTATTAAAGAAGCGCGATACTTTCATAATATGATCCTGCGATGGTTTCATGTAGTAGAAGCAAATGGGCCAGATATTCTCAAACCCCGGGAAACTAATAAGGATTGGACCCCAGAAGAGAGATATGAGCTGGTTGCAAAAGTCCTAGGTGGTTCATCAATCCAGTTTGTAGCTAATGAGGCGGGTATAAATAGCGGATTACTTACTTGCTGGGTTCGCAAATATAAGAACGAGGGGTATAATGGCCTTATAAACAAGAGAAAAGGTCGACCACCAAAGGAGCCCCATATGAAGAAAATCAATTACAACAACCCTAGGAAACTTAATGAGTCCGAGTATGAAGAACTCGTAAGGCTAAGGGCTGAAAACGAGTATATCAAAGCGGAAATCGAAGTCATAAAAAAGAGATCGCCTTGA
- a CDS encoding IS3 family transposase: MREERKGSARLKAKKQTIIKELREEGYQLKYLLKAMCLSRSTYYYEVSKEDVVAKRSEAVASVIREIFEHNKGRYGVRRVHHELINRGYKVNHKKVQRLMHCMDLKGKRPKEKYHSYQGEVGKVADNLINRDFSTTKPLQKWTTDVSQFNLSWGKCYLSPILDMHTNEVISYDLSLSPNMEQIRRMLDKGLSRFSSLNGLIFHSDQGWQYQHAYFRNTIEKRGIIQSMSRKGNCYDNSIMETFFGRLKNEMFYGYEKDYKSYEEFSKAMAKYIDYYNNERIQAKTKWMPPVKYRLASMG; encoded by the coding sequence TTGAGAGAAGAAAGAAAAGGAAGTGCGCGTCTCAAGGCGAAAAAGCAAACGATCATCAAAGAACTCAGAGAAGAAGGATACCAACTGAAGTATCTTCTTAAAGCGATGTGCCTTTCCAGATCAACGTACTATTACGAAGTTTCAAAAGAAGATGTGGTAGCCAAAAGGAGCGAAGCAGTCGCAAGTGTGATCAGGGAAATCTTTGAACATAATAAAGGTCGATACGGTGTCCGGAGAGTACACCACGAACTGATCAACAGAGGCTATAAGGTAAACCACAAAAAGGTCCAGCGATTAATGCACTGCATGGACCTTAAAGGCAAACGCCCGAAAGAAAAATACCATTCTTATCAGGGAGAAGTTGGAAAGGTGGCAGATAACCTCATTAACCGAGACTTCAGTACAACAAAGCCTTTGCAAAAATGGACAACAGATGTTTCTCAATTCAATTTATCTTGGGGAAAATGCTATCTTTCTCCAATTCTGGATATGCACACAAATGAGGTCATCTCATACGATCTCTCGTTAAGTCCAAACATGGAACAGATCCGACGGATGCTGGATAAGGGGCTGAGCAGGTTTTCCTCACTTAATGGTCTGATCTTTCATTCTGACCAGGGTTGGCAGTACCAACATGCTTATTTCAGAAATACGATTGAGAAACGTGGCATTATTCAGTCCATGTCCCGAAAAGGAAACTGTTATGACAACAGTATTATGGAGACATTCTTCGGACGACTAAAGAACGAGATGTTTTATGGATACGAGAAAGACTACAAATCATATGAGGAATTCTCCAAAGCTATGGCCAAGTATATTGACTACTACAACAATGAGCGCATCCAGGCAAAAACAAAATGGATGCCACCCGTAAAATACAGGTTGGCATCCATGGGTTGA
- a CDS encoding LexA family transcriptional regulator: MNFAEIIRNRRTALGMSQAELAEKTGVSRNTVAGWETGHSRPDPDTIPKLCDALRISINRFFGRESKRTEAEQKILSLFASLESGDRQVILWQMEALRDRRAAQRAAEEAVPPKVVSLFMNDLGAAAGFGAALGEAQGERITLLADPETERADEVITVCGNSMEPTYMDGDRVLVEHTGHLRYGEVGIFLVDNEGYIKEYREDGLHSHNPAYRTMTFREDQTVRCIGRVIGKLKDSQIPTKSQLRMLDK; this comes from the coding sequence ATGAATTTCGCAGAGATTATCCGGAACCGGCGAACCGCCCTGGGGATGAGCCAGGCGGAGCTGGCGGAGAAGACAGGCGTCAGCCGGAACACTGTTGCCGGATGGGAGACCGGTCATTCCCGGCCGGATCCGGATACGATCCCAAAGCTGTGCGATGCACTGCGGATTTCGATCAACCGCTTTTTCGGCCGGGAGTCCAAAAGGACAGAAGCGGAGCAGAAAATCCTTTCCCTGTTCGCCTCACTGGAAAGCGGAGACCGCCAGGTAATCCTCTGGCAGATGGAAGCCCTCCGGGATCGGCGGGCCGCCCAGCGGGCAGCCGAAGAGGCAGTCCCGCCCAAGGTGGTTTCCCTGTTCATGAACGACCTGGGCGCCGCGGCCGGATTCGGAGCCGCACTGGGAGAAGCCCAGGGAGAGCGGATTACCCTGCTGGCCGATCCGGAAACGGAACGGGCGGACGAAGTGATCACCGTTTGCGGCAACAGTATGGAACCCACCTATATGGACGGGGACCGGGTACTGGTGGAGCATACCGGGCATCTTCGCTATGGTGAAGTCGGCATCTTCCTGGTGGACAACGAAGGTTACATCAAGGAATACCGGGAAGACGGACTGCATTCCCACAATCCCGCATACCGGACGATGACCTTCCGGGAAGACCAGACGGTACGCTGCATCGGCCGGGTAATCGGCAAGCTGAAGGACAGCCAGATCCCCACGAAAAGCCAGCTGCGGATGCTGGATAAATGA